The Pseudomonas sp. FP198 genomic interval AGCGGCGGCAACTGGGCGCTGGTCAAGCCTTCCGCCTCCAGGGTCAGGCTGCGGGTGAGCGAATCGCCGACCTGGCTGTGCGTCGGTTCCGGGCTCCAGCTTTCGCTCAAGGACAAGCTGCGCGCCGGCAGCCAGGGGAGGTCGGCCGGGTAACTGGCGGGCTTGGGCTTGACGGTCAGTTGCAGTTGCGTGGAACTGACGCGCATCAACTGGCCGGGTTTGGCACCCGGCGCTGCGGCGCCCTGGGCCGTGGGTTCAACCAGCGTGGCGCTGAAGGTCTGGGCCGGGATCGCCAGTTCGCCGCTGCGCTGCGGGTAGATGCCGTAACGCAGTTCGATGACGCCGTGGCGCACATCGTTGATGACTTTTTCGTAGGTACGCGATTCGCCCAGTTGCTCGGTGCGCGCATCGGGAATGTGCAGCGGCGTCAGGCTGCTGTCGTCGTACAGCGACACCGAATGGTAGATACGCAGGGTCAGGATGGCCTGGGCCTGCACATACACGTCGTTCTGGTCGAGGCTGGCTTCGATGAACACCGGCGCGAGGGTACCGGAGGCGTTGCGGGTTTCGCTTTCGATCACCTGCAAAGTGATCGGCTGGCTGCTGACCTCGCCCAGTTGCAGCGGCGGGATCACCACCGTGCCGCTCTGGCGCGGCAGCAGCGTGACGATCCAGCGGGTGGTGGCGCGATTCTCGCCGTCAAGGGTGGTCAACTGGTTGACCTGGCGGGTGCCGCGCACGTCGAACAGCGCCTGGAGCGGGCTCAGGTCAGGTTTGCCGAACAGCGTGGCATCGTTGGACTCCAGCGTCAGCTCGACGGTCTCCCCGGAGTTCAGGCGACTGCGGTCCACGCTGGCAGCCAGCTGCGCGGCCTGGGACCCGGCAGCCCAGAGCAGCAAGACGAGGAGATAGGCGGTGAAGCGGGTCATTGGTGTTTTTCCTGAGCCTGGTGGCTTTGCTGTTCATACCAGAATTTTCGCCTGAGCAGTTCGCCCGGGTTGTCCGGGATCTGGCGCAGCCATTGTTCCAGTGCCTGGCGCTGCTCTTCGGCATTGCGCTGGCCCGCGGCCGGGCGCAGCGGCGGGGTGGTGGTCTGCTCGTCGGGCAGTTCGCTGCCGGGCACGTCTTCGGCGCGGGTCGGTGGCGCCTGGGACGCCGGGGATTGCTCCGGCGTCGCTGGCGCTTCGGAAGAAGGCTGGCCCGGCTCGGACGACTGGTTCGGGGTATCGCTATCCGGCGATTGCTCGGTGGGCGCGGGGTCCTGGTTTTCGTCGGGCTTGGCGGGGTCCGGTGGCGCAGCCTGCTCTTTCAGCAGGCTTTCCACCAAGGCCTTGTTGGTCTGCGCCGGGCGCAGGTCCGGCTGCAACTCCAGTGCTTGCTCATAGGCATCGATCGCGGCCTCCAGTTCGCCGCTGCGGGCCAGCGCATTGCCGCGATTGTAATGCGCGCGGGCATCGTTGCCTTCAGCGAAACGCCGGGCGGCCTCGCTGTACTGGCCGGCCTCGTAGAGGGCGACACCTTGCCATTGGCTGTCCTCGAAGCGAGTGGCGGCCTCGGCCGGGCGTTTCTGCTTGAGCAGGTGCTGGCCCTGTTGATCGGGGCGCAGCCACAAGTCCTCGAACTCGAAGGCATGGCTGGTCTGCGGCAGCGCAAACAGCAGCGGCAGGCAGAACAGCCAGCCCCGACGCCCGGCGCAGGCGGCCAGCAGCAGGAGCGGCAACAGCAGCCAATAACCCTGGTCGGCCCAGGTGTCCAGGCGCAGTTTCTGGCCATCGCTGCGCAGGCGGCGCGGACCGTCCAGCAGGCCCAGGCTGCGCAGGTCGTTGTCGTCCAGGTGCGCGGGACGGTAACGGCCGTCCAGCTCATCGAGAAATGACTTGAGGCTTGGGCTGTCCAGGCGCGGCACCAGGATCGCGCCTTGGGCATCCTTCAGGTAACTGCCGTCTTCCTGGGCCACGGGCGCACCTTCACGCGTACCGATGCCGAGCATCAGCAAACGTGTGGCGGAACCGTCGAGCCTCTGGCTTATGCCAAGGCGTTCCTGCTCGTTCAGGGATGAACCGATCAACAGGATCCGGCCGTGGCCGAGCCCGGCCTGGTCCAGCAACGCCATGGCCTTGTTGACGGCCAGGTCGGCACGGTGGCCGCCTTGCGGCATGATCGATGGCGCCAGGGCTTCGAGCAGGTTGGCGCTGGTGGCCAGGTCGTCGGACAGCGGCACCAGCGTATGGGCGCTGCCGGCATAGACGATGATCGCGGTCTGCGCGTCGCTGCGGTTCTGCAACACGTCGAGCACTTTGCGCCGGGCCTGTTCCAGGCGCGTAGGCGGGACGTCGGTGGCGAGCATCTCTGGCGTCAGTTCGAGAATCACCACCAGCGGATCGGCGGGTTTCTGGCTGGTCTGTTCGACCCGCGTCCAGCTGGGACCGAGCAACGCCAGCACCACCAGCAGCCAGCCCAGCCCGAGGGCGATCCACGGCAGCTTGCTTTCGCGACCACTGCCACCGGTGAGCAGCACGGCATGGAACGCCGGCGGCAGGATCATCTGCCAGCGGCCCACGCGTTTCTGGCGGTGCCACAGTTGCCAGAGCAGCCAGCCCAACAGGGGCAGCAGCAAGATAAAAGCGGGACGCAGCCAATGCGGCCAGAGCGCGATCATCGGCGCCTCCGCAGTCGCAGGCGCTTGAGCCGCTGGCGCCATTCAGAGGTTTGCGAGGGTTGAAACAGCGGCTGGGTGAACAGGCGTTGCAGGGGGTTGTCCGGCCAGCGCTCACGAACCACCAGCAACATGCTCAACAGCAAGGCAACGGTCAGCGGCCAATGATAAAGCGCCTGGGCGGGACGGGCCTGGGTCGGCTGCTGGGTCACCGGCTCGAGTTGGTCGAGGGTGGTCTTGATCGCCAGTAACTGCTTGCCATCCTGGGCGCGGAAATACCGGCCGCCGGTGACCTGGGCGATTTCCCTGAGTGTCGCTTCATCGAGATCCAGGCTTGGGTTGACGCCGAGAAAGCCCGCCGTGCCACTTTGCTCCGGATCGGCACCCACGCCGATCGGGTAGATTTTCACGTTTTCGTCGGCAGCCAGTTGGGCGGCAGTCAGCGGGTCGATTTCGCCGCCGTTATTGGCGCCATCGGTCACCAGGATCAGCACGCGGCTGTTGGCCGGACGTTGCCGCAGGCGTTTGAGGGCCAGGCCAATCGCATCGCCGATCGCCGTGTTCTTGCCGGCGATGCCGATGCGCGCTTCGTCGAGCCAGTGGCGTACGGTGCGGCGATCGAAGGTCAGCGGCGCCTGCAGGTAGGCCTGGCTGCCAAACAGAATCAGGCCGACCCGGTCACCCTCCCGACCTTCGAGGAAATCCCCGAGCATGTGCTGGACCAGCGCCAGGCGGCTGATGTCCTCGTCTTTCCACTGCATGTCAGGAAAATCCATAGACCCGGAGACATCCACCGCCACCAGCAGGTCGCGACCGCTGGCGGCAATCGGCAACGGCTCGCCCAGCCACTGCGGGCGGGCGGCGGCGATCAGCAGCAACAACCAAAGCAGGATGAACGGCGCCTGCTGGCGCCATGTCGGCAGATTGGCCCGGGCCCGGCGCCCGACCAGCCCTTCGAGGTCTTCGAGGAAACTCACCTTGAGTGCCGGTTCGCCACTGTCCGCTGCGGGCAGCACCATGCGCATCAGCCAGGGCAGCGGCAGCAGGGCGAAAATCCACGGCCAGGCGAACTCAAACATGTTTGCGAATCCACGTCTCGACCGCTTGCGTCAGGCCGGCAATGGCTTTGTCGTCAAGCTTGCATTCGGGCTTGTAGGCGCCTTCCACCAGGATCATCCAGCGGGTCAGGCCGGCGGCCGGGCAGCGGTTGTCGAGGAAGGCCAGCCATTTGCGCCCGTTGAGAGTATGGCTCTGGCTGTAGGGATAATGGTTGCGGCACAGGCGCTTGAGCAGCCCGTTGAGTTGCTGCAGCCAGGCCCCGGCCGGCGCGCCGTCGTAGGGTTTGGGTAACAGCGCCAGCTCGGCCAGCGCGGCCAGGCGCACCGGATCCAGGGGTTGTTCGGCGCGGTCGTCGGTGCGCTTGGCGGGAATGAAGCGGCGCAACTGCCACAAGCCCAGGCCCAGCAATGGCAATAACACCAACAACATCCACCAGCCCGGCGCGGGCGGCCAGAAACCGATGGGCGGCGGCGCCATCAGCGGTTGCAGCTGATCGAGGCTGCTCATCGGGTTTTTCCTGGGCGCTTGGGGTTCAGGTACTCGCGCAGTTGTTCGACCATGTCGCCTTGCGTGCTCAGGGGCAGCATCAGGATCCGCAGCTTTTGCGTCAGCAGTTCCCAGCGCTCCAGGCGCGCCTCGGCCTGGGCGCGGTAGGTCTGGCGCAGTTCCAGGTTCAGCGTGTCGAGCTCCAATTGCTCACCGCGCTGGGCAAACCGCAGCAGGCCGGCGGCGGGCAGGGCGTGGTCCAGCGGGTCGGACAGCGGCAGCAGCAACAGGTCGCAATGACGCGACAGCAGGCTCAACTGCTGCTCGGCACCGTCGGAGAGGGCGCGCTCGTCACAGATCACGATCGCCAGGCTGCCGGGCCGCAGGACTTCCCGGGCGCGGCGCAAGGCGACACCGAAGGAATCGCGGTCCGATTCGCCTTCGGTGTGCAACGACTGATTGACGCGCACCAGCCGGTTGAGCAGTTGCAGCAGGCTTTGTTTGCTGCGCCGCGGCTTGACCTCGTAGTGGCTGTTATTGCCGAACACCAGGCCGCCGACCCGGTCATTGTGCCCCAGCGCGGCCCAGCCGATCAGGCTGGCGGCCTGGGCGGCGAGTACCGACTTGAAGACCTGCCCGGAACCGAAGAACAGGCGGTGGCTTTGCTCGATCATGATGAAGATCGGCCGTTCGCGTTCTTCATGGAAAAGTTTGGTGTGGGGCTCCTGGGTTCGAGCGGTGACGCGCCAGTCGATGGTCCTCACGTCGTCGCCGGCCTGGTAGACCCGCACCTGATCGAAGTCCACGCCGCGCCCGCGCAGCTTGGAATGATGCAGGCCGATCAGCGGGCTGCGCTGGCCAGGGGTGGAGAACAACTGCACTTCGCGCACGCGATGGCGCATCTCGATCAGCTCCGAGAGGCTGACGCGGATGCCCGGGACGGGCGCCAGTGGGTTATTCATGATTCATGCTCAAGCGACAGCGACGACGTCGAGAATCCGCTGCACGACCCGATCCTGGTCGATGCCGGCGGCTTCGGCTTCGAACGACAGGATGATGCGATGGCGCAGCACGTCGAACAGCACGGCCTGGATGTCTTCCGGGCTGACGAAGTCGCGTCCGGCCAGCCAGGCGTGGGCCCGGGCGCAGCGGTCCAGGGCAATCGAGCCCCGCGGGCTGGCGCCGTAGGCGATCCACTCGGCCATCTCCGGGTCGAACTTGGCCGGGTTGCGAGTGGCCATGATCAGTTGCACCAGGTACTCCTCCACGGCGTCGGCCATGTACAGCCCGAGGATCTCCTTGCGCGCCGAAAAAATTGCCTGCTGGCTGACGCGACGCTCGGGCTTGGTTTCGCCATTCAACGCTTCACCGCGTGCCTGCTGCAGGATACGGCGCTCGACCGCGGCGTCCGGAAACCCGATCTTGACGTGCATCAGGAACCGGTCGAGCTGGGCTTCGGGCAGCGGGTAGGTGCCTTCCTGCTCGATCGGGTTCTGCGTGGCCATCACCAGGAACAGTGGCGACAGCTCATAAGTACTGCGTCCGACGCTGACCTGCCGCTCGGCCATCGCTTCGAGAAGGGCCGACTGGACCTTGGCCGGGGCACGGTTGATTTCGTCCGCCAGCACCAGATTGTGAAAGATCGGCCCTTGCTGGAACACGAAGCTGCCGGTTTCCGGGCGATAGATCTCGGTGCCGGTGATGTCGGCGGGCAACAGGTCGGGGGTGAACTGGATGCGATGGAACTGCGCTTCGATGCCCTCGGCCAGCTCTTTGATCGCCTTGGTCTTGGCCAGCCCGGGCGCGCCTTCCACCAGCATGTGGCCGTCGGCGAGCAGGGCGATGAGCAGGCGCTCGATGAGTTTTTCCTGGCCGAGAATCTGCGTTGAAAGAAAGGTTCGCAGCGCCAGCAGCGCTTCACGATGTTCCATCGGTGACTGTTCCTGGAAAGGGTGGCCCAGGCGTTCGGATAACGCCGGGGCTGGGGGCGATACTTTAATGCATGGCGGGGGGTGGCGACTAACGGGATTTTGATGGAGCGTGCGGATTTGTGATCGGCTTCGGTGTGGTGTGGAAACAACTGCCCTGGATGGTTTATTCAGCCGACCTGTTTGTCACGGCATACTCCGATCCCACTGTGGGAGCGAGCCTGCTCGCGAAGACGATCGATCATTCAGCCTCAATGACGCCTGTCCACCGCTAATACGAGGGGGCCAAGCTTCTACAGAAAGCTGGAGTTCAGGTCCATGTCCCGTATTTCGGCTAGGGCCCGGTCTTAATGTCATCAAGCAACAATTTGATCGCTGGCCTGTCGACCAGCTCCCGCCAGTGCCCGTCGTCAATGATTGCACCGTTGTGCAGGACAATCACCCGATCAAAGCGCAACAGATGATCAAAATCATGGGTGACACAGATCAACCCTTGTTTTGAGAAAATATCAAACAGCAGGTCCCATAAGGCGTTGGTCAGCCCGGGCTCGATTGATGCACTAGGCTCATCGAACAAGTTGAATCGTCCAGGCTTGTTGATAAGACGCAGCAGCGACAGACGCTTGGCTTCACCTCCTGAAATATTCGATGCGTGTTCACCGATGGTCCGGTCAGAAACGATTGTTTGTAGCTGCAGCCGACGTATTGCCTGGTCGAGGCGAGACGACGATTTAGCGCCGAATAGAACGGAACGTTCAAAGGGACCTTCCAAAAAACGGGGCTGTTGAGGGCAATACCTCAACGAATCCAAATGAACGCGAGGGTTCAACAGGGAAACCGGGGTGCCATCGATACTGAGCTGATTTCGCGTTTCCCGGTCGAGGCCTGCGAGAACCTCCAATAAAGTAGACTTGCCTGCACCGCTCTGGCCGATGATCGCCACTGATTGACACTGGATGAAAGTCAGCGCTTGCGTAATCGACAATCGCACGTCGTCGTTTTCGGTAAGTACGCATGGCTGCAGAATCAGTGTCGATGATTCCCGAAAAGAGACCTCCGATTTCCGATCGCAATGGTCAAAGTTCGGGAGCGAAAGCAGGCTTCGAAGCCGGCGCTGATCGGCAAGAAACTGATCCGTTACCCGATAACCTTCCGTCAACGCTGCGATATTCAGCAGATAGCTTCCGGCGATTGAAAAAATGGCGACCAGCTGCCCGACACTGATACTGGGCTGGCTCGAAAGTTGATCAATAACCCCCCATCCTAGCAATCCGCCCGTGGAGAGGCTGACGAACAGAATCTTGGCGGCACTCAAAAAGCCACCTGAGGTTGCAGCGGCAACCGCGGCGTCGGCGTAGCCTTTAAAAGCCTCGTTTAACGGAAGTGTCGCGGTAGACTCGGCATTTTCCAGCTTTATTGCTTTGCCGGCATTGAGTGTGTTGTACAAATGAGCGCTCAATTCATCTTCCTGCTCGTTGACGGTATCAATGTGTTTTCTGCGCCATCTGATAATCCTGTGGGTAGCAGCCAGATAGATGATTCCTAAACCGGTCATTCCCGCAAATACTTCACCGCCACCCATGTAAAAAAACGCACCGCCAACAATCAGGAATTCCAGGCACAACGGCAGTCCCACGGTGACAAAAAACGTCAATAGCTGCTCGTGAGCGTTAATCCCACGCTCGACTGATTTTATGAAGTGGCCTATTCGCCATGAGTTGAATCGAGCAAACTCCTTTCGCATCAGGTTTGTCAGCCACTCAATAGACGCGGCCATGACAACCTGTTGAACCAGTTTTGATAGAAAATGGATTTGCAGTGGGCTGATAATCGCTTGGGCGCATCCGGCGACAACAAGGCCCGCCGTTAGCATGAGCAATGTGTTCGCCGTTGCATCACTTTTGCCATATAACGTGTCGATGATGGTCCCTAGAAGCAAGGGCGGGGCGAGCGCTACCAACTTGAGAGTTATTAGTGTTGCGATGGTCGTTAACAGAAGGGTCGTATGTTTTTTGCAGGCTGTTCTAATAAATGTTTGCATAGGGTGCATACGATCATCTGTGAGTTTTTTGGAGGGTTCGACGATCAGCAATTGCGCAATATGTGCTGGGGCACAACAAGTCGCCCATTTCGAATGATATTGAAGCGCTCTAATCCTGGGATATAGGCTTGAGCGACGGTGCTGTTTTTTGGGTAGCGCGCTACAGTTCTGTGAAATATTTTCTTACCGGAACCTGATAGGACGTTATGTAGGGTTTCCAATTGTGTTGAGACGGACTCGGTGTGGCCATGTGACGGGCAGTCAAGTTCAGGGAGCTTTAAGGTTTTAACCGGAGCCAAGTCAATCAGATTTTTCAGTTTGTCTGAGCGTGACAATAGGTTGAAAGTTTTTCTGTCCGTTGACTCTTCAAAAACGTCGTACAAATCCCTGGATTGGAATTGTTCTGTCACCGCTCTCTGAATGGCGATGCAGATGTCCAGCGAGCAGCCTGAGCCAATAGGCGATAGGTGCTGGTCTCCTGGGCCCGCTTTGGGAAATGCAACGGCAAAGTAAACGGAAAATACGTCCTTCACGATAATAATCTGGAGTTCATCGGCAGGCTCCAAGGCGGACGAGTTGTTTAACAGCGCCTTGGCCAGCAAACCCTTCGATGGGTTATACAGTTGCATGTTGGGGCCGATTCCGCATACCGCCATGAAGAAACGCGACAACACATGTCGTTCGATTACTTCCTGGATACCATGCAGTAGCGCTTCGTTTTCTGTACAACCGAAAGCAATGCCTGAATTGGATGAGTAACGAGACAGGAATTGTAGGGTAGGGCTAGCGTGATCGGAAATGTTTTGGGCCACCGCGGGGCATAAAAGAGCGCTTGGAACGATCAGCTTTTCTTTTTTGTCCAGTGAGGTGAGGGTGAAACAATCTATCGGCTCCTCACTGCGGGGAAGTCCGATAAAGAAGCCGTCGTGTGAAGTTGCCTCCTGAGTGGCAATATCGTCGGTCTGGTGCCATGTCGACTCATGGGTTTGAAAGGTGCTGTAGTGCTCGATGCTTTCAGCCAGCGCGCCTATTAATGCATCCGGCCCTTTGCCCGCGCCTGACTGAATGAAATTGTTGTCGCCATCAAAAATCTCCGCAGTTGCTACCAGTCTTGACGGAGTTGTATATCGTGCCTCAGCTCGGAAATCGAGCGCGTGAAGAGTGGACATGATATTGAATAAGGCTTCGGGAGCTGTTAGTTCTCGTTCAGACATGGCAACCTCTGGTTTGCTGAGCGCCGAAAGGCATAA includes:
- a CDS encoding BatD family protein produces the protein MTRFTAYLLVLLLWAAGSQAAQLAASVDRSRLNSGETVELTLESNDATLFGKPDLSPLQALFDVRGTRQVNQLTTLDGENRATTRWIVTLLPRQSGTVVIPPLQLGEVSSQPITLQVIESETRNASGTLAPVFIEASLDQNDVYVQAQAILTLRIYHSVSLYDDSSLTPLHIPDARTEQLGESRTYEKVINDVRHGVIELRYGIYPQRSGELAIPAQTFSATLVEPTAQGAAAPGAKPGQLMRVSSTQLQLTVKPKPASYPADLPWLPARSLSLSESWSPEPTHSQVGDSLTRSLTLEAEGLTSAQLPPLPPTEINGLRRYPDQPVLSSRSSERGLVGSREDREALVPNRSGTIELPPVEVVWWNTLEDHLDRTSLPARTLQVANNPSLMVDTPAGTTQIVTTVDSETLWYWQLSTLILACTTLLGFGLWWRARWQPAILRSAQAGPSPRTLLDDLKRACLANDSHATRQALDAWARQQPETLADMAARFVPLSDALDGLNGALYSETGQYWQGEDLWRAIRTIPPLEGAPDAASDSSLPPLYPK
- a CDS encoding ATP-binding cassette domain-containing protein; translated protein: MQTFIRTACKKHTTLLLTTIATLITLKLVALAPPLLLGTIIDTLYGKSDATANTLLMLTAGLVVAGCAQAIISPLQIHFLSKLVQQVVMAASIEWLTNLMRKEFARFNSWRIGHFIKSVERGINAHEQLLTFFVTVGLPLCLEFLIVGGAFFYMGGGEVFAGMTGLGIIYLAATHRIIRWRRKHIDTVNEQEDELSAHLYNTLNAGKAIKLENAESTATLPLNEAFKGYADAAVAAATSGGFLSAAKILFVSLSTGGLLGWGVIDQLSSQPSISVGQLVAIFSIAGSYLLNIAALTEGYRVTDQFLADQRRLRSLLSLPNFDHCDRKSEVSFRESSTLILQPCVLTENDDVRLSITQALTFIQCQSVAIIGQSGAGKSTLLEVLAGLDRETRNQLSIDGTPVSLLNPRVHLDSLRYCPQQPRFLEGPFERSVLFGAKSSSRLDQAIRRLQLQTIVSDRTIGEHASNISGGEAKRLSLLRLINKPGRFNLFDEPSASIEPGLTNALWDLLFDIFSKQGLICVTHDFDHLLRFDRVIVLHNGAIIDDGHWRELVDRPAIKLLLDDIKTGP
- a CDS encoding VWA domain-containing protein, whose translation is MIALWPHWLRPAFILLLPLLGWLLWQLWHRQKRVGRWQMILPPAFHAVLLTGGSGRESKLPWIALGLGWLLVVLALLGPSWTRVEQTSQKPADPLVVILELTPEMLATDVPPTRLEQARRKVLDVLQNRSDAQTAIIVYAGSAHTLVPLSDDLATSANLLEALAPSIMPQGGHRADLAVNKAMALLDQAGLGHGRILLIGSSLNEQERLGISQRLDGSATRLLMLGIGTREGAPVAQEDGSYLKDAQGAILVPRLDSPSLKSFLDELDGRYRPAHLDDNDLRSLGLLDGPRRLRSDGQKLRLDTWADQGYWLLLPLLLLAACAGRRGWLFCLPLLFALPQTSHAFEFEDLWLRPDQQGQHLLKQKRPAEAATRFEDSQWQGVALYEAGQYSEAARRFAEGNDARAHYNRGNALARSGELEAAIDAYEQALELQPDLRPAQTNKALVESLLKEQAAPPDPAKPDENQDPAPTEQSPDSDTPNQSSEPGQPSSEAPATPEQSPASQAPPTRAEDVPGSELPDEQTTTPPLRPAAGQRNAEEQRQALEQWLRQIPDNPGELLRRKFWYEQQSHQAQEKHQ
- a CDS encoding MoxR family ATPase — translated: MEHREALLALRTFLSTQILGQEKLIERLLIALLADGHMLVEGAPGLAKTKAIKELAEGIEAQFHRIQFTPDLLPADITGTEIYRPETGSFVFQQGPIFHNLVLADEINRAPAKVQSALLEAMAERQVSVGRSTYELSPLFLVMATQNPIEQEGTYPLPEAQLDRFLMHVKIGFPDAAVERRILQQARGEALNGETKPERRVSQQAIFSARKEILGLYMADAVEEYLVQLIMATRNPAKFDPEMAEWIAYGASPRGSIALDRCARAHAWLAGRDFVSPEDIQAVLFDVLRHRIILSFEAEAAGIDQDRVVQRILDVVAVA
- a CDS encoding DUF58 domain-containing protein, whose translation is MNNPLAPVPGIRVSLSELIEMRHRVREVQLFSTPGQRSPLIGLHHSKLRGRGVDFDQVRVYQAGDDVRTIDWRVTARTQEPHTKLFHEERERPIFIMIEQSHRLFFGSGQVFKSVLAAQAASLIGWAALGHNDRVGGLVFGNNSHYEVKPRRSKQSLLQLLNRLVRVNQSLHTEGESDRDSFGVALRRAREVLRPGSLAIVICDERALSDGAEQQLSLLSRHCDLLLLPLSDPLDHALPAAGLLRFAQRGEQLELDTLNLELRQTYRAQAEARLERWELLTQKLRILMLPLSTQGDMVEQLREYLNPKRPGKTR
- a CDS encoding YcaO-like family protein; its protein translation is MSERELTAPEALFNIMSTLHALDFRAEARYTTPSRLVATAEIFDGDNNFIQSGAGKGPDALIGALAESIEHYSTFQTHESTWHQTDDIATQEATSHDGFFIGLPRSEEPIDCFTLTSLDKKEKLIVPSALLCPAVAQNISDHASPTLQFLSRYSSNSGIAFGCTENEALLHGIQEVIERHVLSRFFMAVCGIGPNMQLYNPSKGLLAKALLNNSSALEPADELQIIIVKDVFSVYFAVAFPKAGPGDQHLSPIGSGCSLDICIAIQRAVTEQFQSRDLYDVFEESTDRKTFNLLSRSDKLKNLIDLAPVKTLKLPELDCPSHGHTESVSTQLETLHNVLSGSGKKIFHRTVARYPKNSTVAQAYIPGLERFNIIRNGRLVVPQHILRNC
- a CDS encoding DUF4381 domain-containing protein encodes the protein MSSLDQLQPLMAPPPIGFWPPAPGWWMLLVLLPLLGLGLWQLRRFIPAKRTDDRAEQPLDPVRLAALAELALLPKPYDGAPAGAWLQQLNGLLKRLCRNHYPYSQSHTLNGRKWLAFLDNRCPAAGLTRWMILVEGAYKPECKLDDKAIAGLTQAVETWIRKHV
- a CDS encoding VWA domain-containing protein; protein product: MFEFAWPWIFALLPLPWLMRMVLPAADSGEPALKVSFLEDLEGLVGRRARANLPTWRQQAPFILLWLLLLIAAARPQWLGEPLPIAASGRDLLVAVDVSGSMDFPDMQWKDEDISRLALVQHMLGDFLEGREGDRVGLILFGSQAYLQAPLTFDRRTVRHWLDEARIGIAGKNTAIGDAIGLALKRLRQRPANSRVLILVTDGANNGGEIDPLTAAQLAADENVKIYPIGVGADPEQSGTAGFLGVNPSLDLDEATLREIAQVTGGRYFRAQDGKQLLAIKTTLDQLEPVTQQPTQARPAQALYHWPLTVALLLSMLLVVRERWPDNPLQRLFTQPLFQPSQTSEWRQRLKRLRLRRRR